Proteins encoded within one genomic window of Fragaria vesca subsp. vesca linkage group LG1, FraVesHawaii_1.0, whole genome shotgun sequence:
- the LOC101305505 gene encoding pentatricopeptide repeat-containing protein At2g17670-like isoform 1, whose product MGKMSPSVRSLVSTSLIKKPPSSSPSHKPHTHLTGKPPPQNSGKTQTQTHNPFTSPNLSDAKRVFNSIATSTRNPLDLRRHNALLQSYAAISTVNDSIAFFNHMIKTQPAFSPERSTYHILLAQSCTVPDQTLQSVHQVLNFMVNNGFHPDKVTTDIAVRSLCLAGHVDEAVQVMKQMALKSTVPDAYTYNFLVKCLCKSRVLSTVRGFIDEMKSFGLKPDLVTFTIMIDNVANSKNLREATRLVDELEKEGFKPDCYVYNTIMKGYCMLSKGNEVVQVLKEMQAKGVEPDLVTYNTLIFGLSKCGRVMDAKKYLWIMVEMGHFPDEVTYTSLMNGLCRKGDALGAVALLSEMQAQGCRPNECTYNTLLHGLCKGRLLEKGLELYGLMKKDGMKLDTASYGTLVRTLCRAGRIADAYEVFDYAVESKSLTNVSAYLTLEATVKQVKKARP is encoded by the coding sequence ATGGGAAAGATGTCCCCCTCAGTCCGTTCCCTAGTCTCAACCTCCCTCATCAAAAAGCCACCTTCTTCATCCCCATCTCATAAACCCCACACCCACCTCACCGGAAAACCCCCACCTCAAAATTCCGGCAAAACCCAAACCCAGACCCACAACCCATTCACCTCCCCAAACCTCTCAGACGCCAAAAGGGTCTTCAATTCCATCGCCACCTCAACAAGAAACCCTCTTGATCTTCGCCGCCACAACGCCCTCCTCCAATCCTACGCCGCAATCTCCACCGTCAACGACTCCATCGCTTTCTTCAACCACATGATCAAAACCCAGCCGGCATTCTCGCCGGAGCGGTCCACCTATCACATCCTGCTCGCCCAGTCCTGCACTGTACCTGATCAGACCCTCCAGTCTGTTCACCAAGTTCTCAACTTTATGGTCAACAATGGCTTCCACCCAGATAAGGTCACCACCGACATTGCCGTCCGGTCACTCTGCCTTGCCGGGCACGTCGACGAGGCAGTGCAGGTGATGAAGCAAATGGCGTTGAAAAGCACGGTACCGGATGCTTATACTTATAACTTTCTTGTCAAGTGTCTATGCAAGTCGAGAGTTTTGAGTACTGTGAGAGGTTTTATTGATGAAATGAAGTCTTTTGGTTTGAAGCCGGATTTGGTTACATTTACGATTATGATTGACAATGTAGCTAATAGCAAGAATTTACGTGAGGCTACTCGATTAGTGGACGAGTTGGAGAAGGAGGGGTTTAAGCCGGATTGCTATGTGTATAATACGATTATGAAGGGTTATTGTATGCTGAGTAAGGGGAATGAGGTGGTTCAGGTGTTGAAGGAGATGCAGGCGAAGGGAGTGGAGCCTGATCTTGTTACATATAACACTCTGATTTTTGGGTTGTCGAAGTGTGGCAGAGTTATGGACGCGAAGAAGTATTTGTGGATCATGGTGGAAATGGGGCATTTCCCCGATGAGGTGACTTATACTTCGTTGATGAATGGATTGTGTCGGAAAGGGGATGCATTGGGTGCAGTGGCATTGTTGTCCGAGATGCAAGCGCAGGGGTGCAGGCCGAATGAGTGCACCTATAATACGTTGCTTCATGGGTTGTGTAAGGGAAGGTTGTTAGAGAAAGGGCTCGAATTGTATGGACTGATGAAAAAAGATGGGATGAAGCTTGACACTGCTTCGTATGGTACGCTTGTGAGGACACTTTGTAGGGCAGGCAGGATTGCAGATGCTTATGAAGTGTTTGATTATGCAGTTGAGAGTAAGAGCTTGACAAATGTTTCTGCTTACTTGACTTTGGAAGCTACAGTTAAGCAGGTTAAGAAAGCCCGACCTTGA
- the LOC101309775 gene encoding uncharacterized protein LOC101309775, with protein MAQPVRSISLPSRLNPISQKIESELNKLRTCRSSSPLGSESLLINLSGLAELFNSIEELVQSQLTQQVLNHQQCKALVEETLEGSVWLLDTCGNARDLLLTMKQQVQDLQSALRRKKSSIDSSVHAYLCVRKKAKKNVATSLGELKKMETRFGCLLHLLDVDYNVLVVIKLLRELSALTVSMFQSLFVSLSMPVTTRWSLVSKLKAVTFATASEKEQKVHNEVGTVDVALCSLHKSDAKMDVKKVQLKLETLGCSITGLEAGLERLFRCLLQHRVSLLNLLTP; from the coding sequence ATGGCTCAACCAGTGAGGTCTATTAGCTTGCCCTCTAGGCTAAACCCCATTTCCCAAAAGATTGAGTCTGAGTTAAACAAGTTAAGGACTTGTAGATCTTCAAGTCCTCTAGGGAGTGAGTCTCTTTTAATCAATTTGTCAGGTCTAGCAGAGCTGTTCAATTCCATTGAGGAACTGGTTCAATCTCAACTGACCCAACAAGTTCTTAACCACCAGCAGTGTAAAGCACTAGTGGAAGAGACACTGGAAGGGTCAGTTTGGTTGCTAGACACATGTGGCAATGCTAGAGACTTGCTCTTGACGATGAAGCAACAGGTTCAAGACCTACAATCCGCTTTACGTAGGAAGAAGTCGAGCATTGACAGCAGTGTTCATGCTTACCTTTGCGTTAGGAAGAAGGCAAAGAAGAATGTCGCAACGAGCCTCGGAGAATTGAAGAAGATGGAGACCAGATTTGGGTGTTTATTGCATCTGTTGGATGTAGACTACAATGTACTAGTTGTGATCAAATTGTTAAGAGAATTAAGTGCTCTCACGGTTTCTATGTTTCAGTCCCTATTTGTGTCTTTATCCATGCCAGTGACTACTAGGTGGTCACTGGTATCAAAACTGAAGGCTGTAACATTTGCGACAGCCTCGGAGAAAGAGCAGAAGGTTCACAATGAAGTTGGAACAGTTGATGTTGCTCTATGCTCACTACACAAGAGTGATGCCAAGATGGATGTGAAGAAGGTGCAGTTGAAATTGGAGACACTTGGTTGTAGTATAACTGGGCTTGAAGCTGGTTTGGAAAGACTGTTCAGATGCCTACTACAACATAGAGTGTCTCTTCTTAATCTCCTTACGCCATAA
- the LOC101310064 gene encoding uncharacterized protein LOC101310064, protein MDNLPMDIIENIGKCLNTNTDVSVFRAVCKSWRSSIPASQIKSPIRVCIEYKGKKVLNLIESVVYGLVKPPPNSNIASSKSCSFVVKVRESDQENRVFRVHPLSSLPCPPALNWLDFKVLELGKSLGDPNFRLFRAAISSNPDWPAVMVVAYSNLYCCKLGAGACKHVEIEKCSLVNKDGISELHCWRDVVFYKGVFYAVSLDDTTIAIDSSLEIKLVKSSPGSPVGRKPEFTWVPRSFVVYKLNAPEMQWVLMRSLNDGIIFVGDRHFDDGCFAAPAQDFPGFHENHIYFSHKLWFGDLKMEGSLPYSSDEFEDI, encoded by the exons ATGGACAATCTTCCTATGGATATTATAGAGAACATAGGAAAATGCTTGAATACTAATACCGATGTTTCAGTATTCCGTGCTGTCTGCAAATCATGGCGGTCATCTATTCCTGCCTCTCAGATCAAGTCTCCCATCAGAGTTTGCATCGAGTATAAAGGAAAAAAGGTCTTGAATCTCATCGAGAGCGTGGTATATGGTCTTGTAAAACCACCTCCCAATTCAAATATTGCTTCGTCTAAGTCGTGTAGTTTCGTTGTTAAGGTCCGAGAATCAGATCAAGAAAATCGTGTGTTTAGGGTACATCCACTCTCCTCTTTGCCGTGTCCCCCTGCATTAAACTGGCTGGATTTTAAGGTTTTGGAATTAGGAAAATCTCTAGGTGACCCTAATTTTCGTCTTTTTAGAGCCGCTATATCGTCCAATCCTGATTGGCCTGCAGTCATGGTGGTTGCCTATTCAAACTTATACTGCTGCAAATTAGGTGCCGGTGCATGTAAGCATGTTGAGATTGAAAAGTGCAGCTTAGTAAATAAAGATGGTATCTCTGAGTTGCATTGCTGGAGAGATGTTGTATTTTATAAGGGCGTGTTCTATGCTGTTAGTCTGGATGATACAACTATAGCTATTGATTCTTCTTTGGAGATAAAATTGGTTAAGTCCTCTCCTGGCTCTCCAGTGGGTAGAAAACCGGAATTTACCTGGG TTCCACGTTCATTCGTTGTTTACAAGTTGAACGCACCCGAAATGCAATGGGTTCTGATGAGGAGCTTGAATGATGGAATAATCTTTGTGGGTGATCGTCATTTTGATGATGGTTGCTTTGCTGCTCCTGCTCAAGATTTTCCTGGTTTTCATGAGAATCACATCTACTTCTCCCACAAATTATGGTTCGGCGATCTTAAAATGGAAGGATCCTTGCCGTATTCATCAGATGAATTTGAAGATATATGA
- the LOC101310355 gene encoding uncharacterized protein LOC101310355 has protein sequence MAAKYQLRSISLPTRSHPTTARVEEELSRLQSWESTTSSASTSDSICRGLCGLEELYDCVDDLLQMASTQQLLSQHQQEKCMDELLDGSVKLLDICGITRDFMLQVKEHVFALQSALRRRKGDSSIETSIANYTSFSKKMKKDAKKLISQLKQADNMIVSQPLEQDLHLVAVIRVLRQVCAKNMSIFQSLLVFLAVPVSKSNRWSLVSKLMHKGVVACESQTDINGHELDGVDSALSSLCKSAEVEKIRIARKKLEALEVCIEGLESGLESVFRRLIKTRASLLNIISQ, from the coding sequence ATGGCAGCCAAGTACCAACTCAGATCAATCAGCTTGCCTACAAGGTCTCACCCAACAACTGCCAGAGTTGAAGAAGAGCTCAGCAGACTACAATCATGGGAGTCCACTACTTCATCTGCTTCAACATCCGACTCAATCTGCAGAGGTCTATGTGGTCTTGAAGAGCTATATGATTGTGTTGATGATCTTCTTCAAATGGCATCAACCCAACAGCTACTCTCTCAACACCAACAAGAGAAATGCATGGATGAGTTGTTGGATGGATCAGTGAAACTTCTAGACATATGTGGAATCACAAGGGATTTCATGTTACAAGTCAAAGAACATGTCTTTGCTCTTCAATCTGCTCTTAGAAGACGAAAGGGAGACTCGAGCATTGAAACCAGCATCGCCAACTACACTAGCTTCAGCAAGAAAATGAAGAAGGATGCCAAGAAATTAATCTCACAGTTGAAGCAAGCAGACAACATGATTGTATCACAACCTCTAGAGCAAGATCTGCATCTAGTCGCAGTGATTAGGGTTCTTCGACAAGTTTGTGCAAAGAACATGTCCATCTTCCAATCCCTCTTGGTGTTCTTGGCAGTTCCAGTTTCCAAGTCAAACAGGTGGTCTTTGGTTTCAAAGTTGATGCACAAAGGAGTCGTAGCATGTGAATCTCAGACAGACATTAACGGGCATGAGTTGGATGGTGTGGATTCTGCTCTATCCTCGCTATGCAAATCTGCTGAAGTTGAGAAGATTCGAATTGCACGTAAGAAATTGGAGGCTTTGGAAGTCTGCATTGAAGGCCTCGAGAGTGGTCTGGAAAGCGTATTTAGGCGCTTGATCAAAACAAGAGCTTCTCTATTGAACATAATCTCACAATAA